A genomic window from Carassius auratus strain Wakin chromosome 45, ASM336829v1, whole genome shotgun sequence includes:
- the LOC113063054 gene encoding myocilin has protein sequence MWFLAVLWASCLLMGTQSQSSASFRRADAGSGRCQYTFTVDSPTEASCPSPGSGPEMESLKSRLGLLEAMVARLVGGETLSWSSQGSGSQSGVQDAYKQVMGEKAQLQREKQRLDRQVQDLQQRMEELRQETERLKSRPCMQQPPPRVPQIDSSFRPGSVPELSHLVSRPVKTRGDKSILGDSIRHLENPGYQEMTAVVTEVSAPNLEGPADISGCGDLVWVQEPKVHRKAETIAGKYGVWMQDPEAKEPYNSEMVWRIDAVGSEVRQLFGYENMDQLSRGFPTKVLLLPESMESTGATMYRGSLYYQQKLSRILLRYDLQSENIAARRDLPQAGFHGQFPYSWGGYTDIDLAVDENGLWAIYSTSKAKGAIMISQLDPENLEVKGTWETKIRKTSVANAFMICGKMYTVASYSSLNTTINHMYDTATSQGKTISVPFKNRHRYNSMVDYNPAQRKLYAWDNYYMVTYNVRLGKQE, from the exons ATGTGGTTTTTGGCTGTGTTGTGGGCTTCCTGCCTGCTGATGGGCACCCAATCTCAAAGCAGCGCTAGTTTTCGCCGGGCGGATGCCGGCAGTGGTCGTTGCCAGTATACCTTCACGGTGGACAGTCCTACAGAGGCCAGTTGTCCATCACCAGGTTCAGGTCCCGAGATGGAGTCCCTGAAATCTCGCCTGGGGCTGCTAGAGGCAATGGTTGCCCGTCTCGTAGGAGGGGAAACCTTGTCATGGTCATCACAGGGCTCCGGATCTCAGTCAGGCGTCCAGGACGCATACAAACAGGTGATGGGGGAGAAAGCCCAGCTCCAGAGAGAGAAGCAAAGACTGGACAGACAGGTTCAGGACCTGCAGCAGAGGATGGAAGAGCTCCGCCAGGAAACTGAGAGGCTGAAGAGCAGACCCTGCATGCAACAACCTCCTCCAAGAGTGCCGCAAATTGACAGCAGCTTCAGACCAGGATCAG TACCTGAACTCTCCCACCTGGTGTCAAGGCCTGTGAAAACACGAGGAGACAAAAGCATTTTAGGAG ATTCTATAAGGCATCTAGAGAATCCTGGATACCAGGAGATGACGGCTGTAGTCACTGAGGTATCTGCCCCAAATCTGGAAGGTCCAGCAGACATCTCAG GCTGTGGGGATCTGGTGTGGGTCCAGGAGCCTAAGGTGCACCGCAAGGCTGAAACCATTGCTGGTAAATACGGTGTCTGGATGCAAGACCCAGAAGCTAAAGAACCTTATAATAGCGAGATGGTATGGCGCATTGATGCCGTAGGGTCTGAAGTGCGTCAACTCTTCGGGTATGAAAACATGGACCAGCTGTCACGGGGCTTTCCCACCAAAGTCCTCCTCTTGCCGGAATCTATGGAGAGCACGGGTGCCACAATGTACAGAGGCTCCTTGTACTACCAACAGAAGCTCAGCCGCATCCTCCTAAGATACGATCTACAGTCAGAGAACATTGCTGCCCGCCGTGATCTTCCCCAAGCTGGCTTTCACGGTCAGTTCCCCTACTCCTGGGGTGGCTACACAGACATTGACCTCGCAGTAGATGAGAACGGTCTATGGGCCATTTACAGCACCAGCAAAGCCAAGGGTGCTATAATGATCTCCCAGCTGGACCCCGAAAACCTGGAGGTGAAGGGCACCTGGGAGACTAAAATCCGCAAGACATCGGTGGCGAATGCTTTTATGATCTGTGGCAAGATGTACACAGTAGCTAGTTACAGCTCACTAAACACCACCATAAATCACATGTATGACACTGCAACCAGCCAGGGTAAAACAATCTCCGTGCCATTCAAAAACCGCCATCGCTACAACAGCATGGTAGACTATAACCCAGCACAGAGAAAGCTATATGCTTGGGATAACTATTACATGGTTACTTATAATGTGAGACTAGGCAAGCAGGAGTAA